From Stegostoma tigrinum isolate sSteTig4 chromosome 4, sSteTig4.hap1, whole genome shotgun sequence, a single genomic window includes:
- the slc35d3 gene encoding solute carrier family 35 member D3, which produces MQCCKGRLLGISVAVAHGVFSGSLNILLKLLISRYNFLFLTLVQCLTSSTAALTLELLRRLGKIDVPPFSLSLAKVFAGVTLLSTLQSCLTLWSLRGLSLPMYVVFKRCLPLATLIIGVFVLKNGVPSIGVSAAVLLTTCGAALAGVGDLSGDPVGYVTGILAVLVHAAYLVVIQKTGHEHPYGPLTAQYTIAISASPVLLLCSFASLDAIKIWSYPPWHDATFGCTFTACIMIGCLMNFTTLHCTYINSAVTTSFVGVVKSIATITVGMLAFRDVAPTSVFIAGVVVNTVGSVTYCIVKYFETRQQAKYEDLEELTKKDEERLVESPAVAPQMYELEEGANAQALSNGGVQADRSPLTENYIGVWRLLRRLQLFRKDPLVENI; this is translated from the exons ATGCAGTGCTGCAAGGGCCGGCTGCTTGGCATTTCCGTGGCCGTTGCCCACGGCGTGTTCTCCGGCTCCCTGAACATCCTCTTGAAGCTGCTGATCTCTCGCTACAATTTTCTCTTTCTGACGCTGGTGCAGTGCCTGACCAGCAGCACCGCCGCTCTGACCCTGGAGCTGCTTCGAAGGCTCGGTAAAATAGATGTGCCACCTTTCAGCCTGAGTCTGGCCAAAGTGTTCGCCGGAGTCACGCTGTTGTCCACGCTGCAGTCCTGTCTGACCCTCTGGTCACTCCGGGGCCTCAGCCTTCCCATGTACGTAGTTTTCAAGCGCTGCCTACCTCTGGCCACTCTAATCATAGGGGTGTTTGTCCTGAAGAATGGTGTTCCTTCCATTGGTGTGAGTGCAGCTGTCCTTCTGACAACCTGTGGAGCAGCTTTGGCAG GAGTTGGCGATCTCTCGGGGGATCCAGTGGGCTATGTGACCGGGATCCTGGCAGTGCTGGTGCACGCTGCCTATCTAGTGGTGATCCAGAAGACGGGCCATGAGCATCCGTACGGCCCCCTGACAGCCCAGTACACCATCGCCATCAGCGCCTCACCCGTGCTCCTGCTCTGCAGCTTTGCCAGCCTGGATGCCATCAAGATCTGGTCCTACCCGCCGTGGCACGATGCCACATTCGGCTGTACCTTCACCGCCTGCATCATGATCGGCTGCCTCATGAACTTCACCACCCTGCACTGCACTTACATCAACTCGGCGGTAACCACCAGCTTCGTTGGCGTGGTCAAGAGCATCGCCACCATCACGGTGGGCATGCTGGCATTCAGAGACGTGGCGCCCACCTCTGTGTTCATTGCCGGCGTGGTGGTTAACACAGTGGGTTCAGTCACCTATTGCATCGTCAAGTATTTCGAGACGAGGCAACAAGCCAAATACGAGGATCTGGAGGAGCTGACCAAGAAGGACGAGGAAAGATTAGTGGAGTCTCCCGCGGTGGCCCCTCAAATGTATGAACTGGAGGAAGGTGCCAACGCACAGGCGCTATCCAATGGAGGTGTGCAGGCTGACCGCAGCCCACTGACTGAAAATTATATCGGGGTCTGGAGGTTATTGAGACGCTTGCAACTTTTCAGAAAAGATCCTTTA GTTGAAAATATCTGA